The sequence TTTCGATCTTTTCGATGCCATTGTAACTGGCGATGATCCAAGAATTCCAAAAGGCAGGGGAAAGCCGTTCCCAGACGTTTGGCAATTGGGTTTGAAGGAACTAAATGAAAAGTATCATACTGACATTAAACCCGATGAATGTATGGTCTTCGAAGATGGCATCCCTGGTGTTCAATCAGGCAAGGCGTTTGGTGCACATGTTATTTGGGTCCCTCATCCGGAGGCACATGCTGTTTTGGGCGATACAAAAACTTTGTTGGCTGGTAAAGGTGAGCTGTTGTCCTCTTtagaagaattagaaaaagcTAAATATGGCCTGTGAAGTTTGTCTTCTGTAGtttttact is a genomic window of Saccharomyces eubayanus strain FM1318 chromosome XI, whole genome shotgun sequence containing:
- a CDS encoding haloacid dehalogenase superfamily protein — its product is MKVIEHYGLPITLKEYEERNISLQSLKWGTCEFLPGAFDLLKYLKSKGIPIALCTSSNKSKFLGKTSHLSHGFDLFDAIVTGDDPRIPKGRGKPFPDVWQLGLKELNEKYHTDIKPDECMVFEDGIPGVQSGKAFGAHVIWVPHPEAHAVLGDTKTLLAGKGELLSSLEELEKAKYGL